The Nocardia sp. NBC_00508 nucleotide sequence ACTGGGTGCTCGACGACCAGCCCACGCTACTGCGCACCCGCACCGCACCGATCGTCAACGTGCCCTACACCCAGGAGTGCAACGACGTCGCGATGATGCTGATCCAGCACCATTCCGCCGACGAGTACCGGCAGCGGGCGATCGACCAGTTCGACCAGCTCCTGGCGGACGCCCGCGCCGACGGCTCAGCCCGCGTGATGGCGCTGGTCGTCCATCCCTACATCATGGGCGTCCCCCACCGACTGCGGTATCTGGACCGGGCACTGCGCCACATCAGCGCGCATCCCGAGGCGCACTTCTGCACCGGCGAGCAGATCCTCGACGCCTACATCAACCACCTGGGTGCGGTACCAGGGCCGGTGACGTAGCAGCGCCACGCAGGAGCGGTTGATCCGACCCGCGCGAGGTCGGCCACGACGCTGCGACCGCAACATCAGCCCATGAAACGCCGAACGGGTCACCAGTTTTCTGGTGACCCGTTCGGCGGTTTCGTGCTGTGGCTCAGCGGTTGTCGTCCGCGTTGCCGACTTTCCAGACCGGCCAGGGAATGTTCCAGTCGCCCAAGCCGTCCACGCCGGAGAGGGTGCCGCCAACGGTGTTCTTCACGATCGTGATGTCACCGCGCTTGGCGTTCTGGTACACCCATTGCGCGTTCGCCGGGCTGAGGTTCAGACAGCCGTGACTGGTGTTGCTGTAGCCCTGCGCACCGACCGACCAGGGCGCCGAGTGGAAGAAGATGCCGCTGTAGGACAGTCGCGTCGCGTAGTCCACCGGCGTCTTGTACCCGTCCGGGGAGTTGACCGCCACACCGTAGGTCGAGGAATCCATGATGATCTTCTCGTGCCGGTCGGCCACGATGTAGACGCCGTTGTCGGTGGGCGTGCCTGCCTTGCCCATCGAGGTCGGCATGGTCCGGATCACTTGACCGTTCTGCTCGACGGTCACCTGTTTGGTGTTGTCGTCTGCGGTGAAGACCACCGCGTCGCCGATGGTGAAGAACGAGTGGATGTTGTCCTGGCCGTAGAGACCGTCACCGAGATCACGCCCATAGACGTTCACGTCGATGGTGACCTTCGTCCCCGGTGCCCAGAAATGCTCCGGTCGCCAGCGCACCTCGCGGTTGTTCACCCAGTAGAACGCGCCATCCACCGGCGGCTCGGTAGTGACTTTGATCGCGGCCTGCGCGGCCTTGCGGTCGGGGATGTTCTCGTCGAACTGGACGGCCACCGGCTGACCGATGCCGACCACCTCCGCTTCGCCAGGCACCAGATAGGGCTTGGTCTGGTTGTCCGGCGAGCTGGTGGTGAAGCTGAGCGTCGCGGAGTTCGCGCCGCCGAGCCCGATCGCGTCGGCCTTCAGCCGGTAGGTCTTGCCGTAGCCGAGCACCTCGGTGGTCTCCCAGGACCGTCCGTCAGCGGCCAGCTTGCCGTTCACCGATTTGCCCTGCGGGCTGACCAGGCTCACGGTGGTGAATTTGCCGTCCTCGACCTTGAACGCCATCGGCATCCCCGGCGAGACCCCCACCTCGCCGTCCTTGACCGGAGACAGCAGCTTGGGCTTGATCAATTCCGTGATGGGGTTGCGGTCGATCACCGCCT carries:
- a CDS encoding L,D-transpeptidase; its protein translation is MNVGQGRRRPATRWSIRTIAAPVIVVAVAALTLTGCSSSDASQAAQAVIDRNPITELIKPKLLSPVKDGEVGVSPGMPMAFKVEDGKFTTVSLVSPQGKSVNGKLAADGRSWETTEVLGYGKTYRLKADAIGLGGANSATLSFTTSSPDNQTKPYLVPGEAEVVGIGQPVAVQFDENIPDRKAAQAAIKVTTEPPVDGAFYWVNNREVRWRPEHFWAPGTKVTIDVNVYGRDLGDGLYGQDNIHSFFTIGDAVVFTADDNTKQVTVEQNGQVIRTMPTSMGKAGTPTDNGVYIVADRHEKIIMDSSTYGVAVNSPDGYKTPVDYATRLSYSGIFFHSAPWSVGAQGYSNTSHGCLNLSPANAQWVYQNAKRGDITIVKNTVGGTLSGVDGLGDWNIPWPVWKVGNADDNR